The Chryseobacterium geocarposphaerae genome window below encodes:
- a CDS encoding DUF294 nucleotidyltransferase-like domain-containing protein → MMQEKIISLLKITEPFHLLPQTVLAEISETFTRTEFSKDTLVYRQEVTEMRGVDIIESGEYETFFFDAAENKRCISIHHSPYCFGGISVVLNRVRALKSAIAKKGTVVYTLPKKEFYELCNAYEDFFHYFTSDFGKKMLDEEFSHFVKTPATFEESYFAADQLYSRKIKGITYKSIVSCEENTPVFEAAQMMATHKVSCIFVKKSASDEIIGYATDITLRDNVIARCLDSRIAISEVMDNPIVSISSDAYLYEAVLMMFKTKSRYLLVTDNGEYVGFLSRNRLLSEQGQSPLVFIQSVKQAESVEELKKKWKQVPDIITQLLGRGVHGEIASQVITTIADTITGKVIEKVIRQIGKPPAKFAFIVTGSEGRKEQTLSTDQDNGIIYEDKANEHREMVREYFLDFAKKVSDDLNTIGFEYCKGNFMASNPKWTHSLSHWKRNYNQWIEESVPETAMKLSTFFDFRFIYGEESIVKDLKNYIKEKLASPNQLFFAHIAKNALQYEPPLTFLKRIKTQTIGKSEVFDIKTAMSPIVDLLRVYALKNQLEIENTGERMKKLTEIGVFTQQQYNEMHQSYYYLMALRLKNQANQINIDKKHPDNYIEISKLTKIERVTLIEIFKTIANFQLGIKVKFTGSF, encoded by the coding sequence ATGATGCAGGAAAAAATTATTTCACTTTTAAAAATAACAGAACCTTTTCATCTTTTACCCCAAACCGTTCTTGCAGAAATCTCGGAAACATTCACAAGAACCGAGTTTTCCAAAGATACCTTGGTCTATCGCCAGGAAGTGACGGAAATGAGAGGAGTAGACATTATTGAATCCGGAGAATACGAAACATTTTTTTTCGATGCAGCGGAAAATAAGAGATGTATTTCGATACACCATTCGCCTTATTGTTTTGGGGGAATATCTGTGGTTCTGAACAGAGTACGTGCATTGAAATCGGCGATTGCCAAAAAAGGAACTGTTGTTTATACATTACCGAAAAAGGAATTCTACGAGTTGTGTAACGCCTACGAAGACTTTTTCCACTATTTTACATCAGATTTCGGCAAAAAAATGCTGGATGAGGAATTTTCTCATTTTGTGAAAACGCCTGCAACGTTTGAAGAAAGTTATTTTGCGGCTGACCAGCTTTACTCAAGAAAAATAAAAGGAATTACTTATAAAAGTATCGTTTCCTGCGAAGAAAATACACCTGTTTTTGAGGCGGCTCAAATGATGGCCACTCATAAAGTAAGCTGCATCTTTGTGAAAAAATCAGCAAGTGACGAAATTATCGGCTATGCGACAGATATTACCTTGCGAGATAATGTTATCGCCCGCTGCCTGGATTCCAGAATTGCAATTTCTGAGGTGATGGATAATCCCATCGTAAGTATTTCCAGCGACGCTTATCTTTATGAAGCGGTTCTGATGATGTTTAAAACCAAATCAAGATATCTTCTCGTAACAGATAATGGCGAATATGTAGGTTTTCTGAGTAGAAATCGCTTGTTGAGTGAGCAGGGACAGAGCCCGCTTGTTTTTATTCAATCGGTAAAACAGGCTGAAAGTGTAGAAGAACTTAAGAAAAAATGGAAACAGGTTCCGGATATTATTACTCAATTGTTGGGAAGGGGAGTGCACGGGGAAATTGCCAGTCAGGTCATTACAACAATTGCTGATACAATAACAGGAAAAGTAATAGAAAAAGTTATCAGGCAGATAGGAAAACCTCCTGCAAAATTTGCGTTTATCGTGACCGGGAGCGAAGGCCGGAAAGAACAGACTCTAAGCACAGACCAGGACAACGGAATTATCTATGAAGATAAAGCCAATGAACACCGCGAAATGGTAAGGGAATATTTTCTGGATTTTGCCAAAAAAGTTTCGGATGATCTCAATACGATTGGCTTTGAATACTGCAAAGGAAATTTTATGGCAAGCAATCCCAAATGGACCCATTCTCTTTCTCACTGGAAAAGAAATTACAACCAATGGATCGAAGAATCGGTGCCGGAAACCGCAATGAAGCTTTCCACTTTTTTCGATTTCCGTTTTATTTATGGTGAAGAAAGTATTGTGAAAGACCTGAAAAACTATATCAAGGAAAAATTAGCTTCACCCAATCAGCTTTTTTTTGCTCATATTGCCAAAAATGCTCTACAGTACGAACCGCCTTTGACTTTTCTGAAAAGAATTAAAACCCAAACCATCGGGAAATCAGAGGTTTTTGATATCAAAACTGCGATGTCGCCAATTGTAGATTTGCTTCGTGTGTATGCGTTGAAAAACCAGTTGGAAATAGAGAATACCGGCGAACGAATGAAAAAACTGACGGAAATAGGAGTTTTCACGCAACAGCAATACAACGAAATGCATCAGTCTTACTATTATCTGATGGCACTTCGGCTAAAAAATCAGGCGAACCAGATTAATATTGATAAAAAGCACCCTGATAATTATATTGAAATCAGTAAACTAACCAAAATAGAGCGTGTCACTTTAATCGAAATCTTTAAAACCATTGCTAATTTCCAGCTGGGAATCAAAGTGAAATTTACAGGAAGTTTTTAG
- a CDS encoding 3'-5' exonuclease, with translation MKTYFLFIDTETTGIPKRWSLPYSEKDNWPSAVQVAWVIYDENAQEVKRENFYIFNEDLKISSKSLKIHGITKEFLSKNGQERTLVLEKLSRDIKEFQPLITGHFTEFDIHTLSADFYRANLENPFLQSHFYCTMLKSKEYVVNPEADYFKLPQLYEFLFNEKMEHLHNAMIDAEITAKCFFEIRKRGEISEADFQNIHQKIESGLKFLTHKMK, from the coding sequence TTGAAAACCTATTTTCTTTTCATCGATACCGAAACTACAGGAATCCCGAAACGATGGAGTCTGCCTTATTCTGAGAAAGATAATTGGCCTTCCGCAGTTCAGGTGGCCTGGGTTATTTATGACGAAAATGCTCAGGAAGTTAAACGTGAAAATTTTTATATTTTTAATGAGGATTTGAAAATCAGTTCGAAGTCATTGAAAATTCACGGTATTACCAAAGAATTTCTAAGTAAAAACGGACAGGAAAGAACATTGGTTTTAGAAAAGCTTTCAAGGGATATAAAAGAATTTCAACCCTTGATTACGGGACATTTTACAGAGTTTGATATTCACACATTAAGCGCTGATTTTTACAGGGCAAACCTGGAAAATCCTTTTTTGCAGAGTCATTTCTACTGCACAATGCTTAAAAGTAAAGAGTATGTGGTTAATCCGGAAGCTGACTATTTTAAACTGCCTCAGCTTTACGAGTTTCTTTTTAATGAAAAAATGGAACATCTCCACAATGCGATGATCGATGCAGAAATAACTGCAAAATGTTTTTTTGAGATCCGGAAACGTGGAGAGATTTCAGAAGCTGACTTTCAGAATATTCATCAGAAAATCGAATCCGGTTTAAAGTTTTTAACCCATAAAATGAAATAA
- a CDS encoding sialate O-acetylesterase has product MSNNIFTKTLGLFLLICSLCVEAKIKLPALVSDGMVLQRNQKLNIWGKADANEKVEVKFLNKSYKTTADQNGNWKIVLPEQKAGGPYTMTVNEITLKDILIGDVWLASGQSNMELPMRRLTPLYANEIKNANNQNIRFFTVPQKYNFKSPQTELDGGKWEATNPQTILNFSGVAYFFAKDLSEKNKVPVGIIHSSLGGSPIQAWMDENSLKKYPEYLDEAKKWQNDDLIKSTESSEQALSKAWYAELDQSDIGLNQHWEKFDLNDSDWKTMQIPGSWEDKEGSFDGSVWFRKEITLTKNQAGKAAFLNLGRIKDADVTYINGTKVGNVTYEYPPRWYDVPAGILKEGKNIIAVRVSNGSGKGQFIADKPYYLEINEQKIDLKSEWKYKIGAKVDRMAPGQTFIRWKPTGLYNAMINPLINYNIKGALWYQGESNTGKPKEYGNLLTTMITDWRKKFNNKEMPFITVQLANFMESKPQPIESNWAELRDQQRKVSLQVPNAGLAVIIDVGEWNDIHPLDKKTVGDRLALQAMKLAYGKNIVADGPVYQSMKVDGNKIVLTFKPGTDDFAPVAELKGFAIKNSEGKWAWAKAKIEGKTIVVWNDSVTNPVAVRYDWADNPDGDLKNKTGLPASPFTTE; this is encoded by the coding sequence ATGTCAAATAATATTTTCACTAAAACTCTGGGCTTATTCCTCTTGATTTGCAGTCTTTGTGTTGAAGCTAAAATCAAGCTTCCCGCATTGGTTTCAGACGGAATGGTGTTACAGCGCAACCAGAAATTAAATATTTGGGGAAAAGCTGATGCCAATGAAAAAGTAGAAGTTAAATTCCTCAATAAAAGCTACAAAACCACTGCAGACCAAAACGGTAACTGGAAAATCGTGCTTCCGGAGCAGAAAGCAGGCGGTCCGTACACAATGACCGTCAACGAAATAACCTTGAAAGATATTTTGATTGGCGACGTTTGGCTGGCTTCAGGACAATCGAATATGGAATTGCCGATGCGCAGATTGACGCCATTGTATGCTAATGAAATCAAAAACGCAAATAATCAGAATATCAGGTTTTTCACGGTTCCTCAGAAATATAATTTCAAATCGCCTCAAACCGAATTAGACGGTGGGAAATGGGAAGCGACAAATCCTCAAACCATTCTGAATTTCTCTGGTGTTGCTTATTTTTTTGCTAAAGATTTAAGTGAAAAAAATAAAGTTCCTGTAGGAATCATTCACTCCAGTTTAGGAGGTTCTCCAATTCAGGCTTGGATGGATGAAAATTCGCTGAAAAAATATCCGGAATATTTAGACGAAGCCAAAAAATGGCAGAACGATGATTTGATAAAATCTACAGAATCTTCTGAACAGGCGCTTAGCAAGGCTTGGTATGCGGAATTAGACCAAAGCGATATTGGACTAAACCAGCATTGGGAAAAATTTGATTTAAATGATTCTGATTGGAAAACGATGCAGATTCCCGGTTCTTGGGAAGATAAAGAAGGTTCTTTCGATGGTTCCGTTTGGTTCAGAAAAGAAATTACTTTAACGAAAAATCAGGCAGGAAAAGCAGCATTTTTAAATCTTGGAAGAATCAAAGATGCGGATGTAACGTACATCAACGGAACAAAAGTCGGAAATGTGACTTATGAATATCCTCCGCGTTGGTACGACGTTCCGGCCGGAATTTTGAAAGAAGGTAAAAACATAATTGCCGTAAGAGTTTCAAACGGAAGCGGAAAAGGACAATTCATCGCCGACAAACCGTACTACCTTGAAATCAACGAACAAAAAATAGATTTAAAATCCGAATGGAAATATAAAATCGGGGCAAAAGTCGACAGAATGGCTCCCGGACAAACCTTTATACGTTGGAAACCGACTGGTTTGTACAATGCGATGATTAATCCTTTAATTAATTATAACATCAAAGGTGCACTTTGGTATCAGGGCGAAAGCAACACCGGAAAACCTAAAGAATACGGCAATTTATTAACCACGATGATTACAGATTGGAGAAAAAAATTCAATAACAAGGAAATGCCGTTTATCACCGTTCAGTTAGCCAATTTTATGGAGTCAAAACCACAGCCGATAGAAAGCAACTGGGCAGAACTCAGAGACCAGCAGCGTAAAGTGTCATTACAAGTTCCGAATGCCGGACTTGCCGTAATCATCGATGTCGGAGAATGGAATGACATTCATCCGCTCGATAAAAAAACAGTAGGAGACAGGCTGGCTTTACAGGCGATGAAATTGGCTTATGGAAAAAACATCGTTGCAGACGGACCTGTTTATCAGTCAATGAAAGTTGACGGAAATAAAATCGTTCTTACTTTCAAACCCGGAACGGATGATTTCGCTCCCGTTGCCGAACTGAAAGGTTTCGCTATCAAAAATTCAGAAGGAAAATGGGCTTGGGCAAAAGCAAAAATCGAAGGTAAAACAATTGTGGTTTGGAATGATTCGGTAACAAATCCTGTTGCAGTCCGTTACGACTGGGCAGACAATCCCGATGGAGACCTGAAAAATAAAACCGGACTTCCCGCATCGCCTTTTACAACGGAGTAA
- a CDS encoding NUDIX hydrolase: MTQDYSHFPRHLVAVDCIIFGFDGENLKILLVQRNFEPKMGEWSLMGGFIGDEETSDEAAQRVLNTLTGLENIYLEQLNSYTQIDREPTARIMSISYYALINIEKNIQINEKYSAKWFDLQDFPSLIFDHNEMVKDAVLRLRRRASTRPIGFELLPEKFTMKDLQTLYEAIFNEQYDKRNFISKINALDILVKTEGKDMSSSKKGSFLYTFDEEKYNKKIAEGFMFKI, encoded by the coding sequence ATGACACAAGACTATTCTCATTTTCCACGACATTTGGTAGCTGTTGACTGCATTATTTTCGGGTTCGATGGCGAAAATCTCAAGATCCTTCTGGTACAAAGGAATTTTGAACCGAAAATGGGAGAATGGTCATTAATGGGTGGTTTTATCGGGGATGAAGAAACCTCTGATGAAGCGGCACAGCGTGTCCTGAACACACTTACCGGACTGGAAAATATTTATCTTGAACAGCTCAATTCCTATACTCAAATCGACCGCGAACCGACGGCGAGAATTATGTCGATTTCGTATTATGCACTGATCAATATTGAAAAAAATATTCAGATCAATGAAAAATATAGCGCAAAATGGTTTGACCTACAGGATTTTCCGAGCCTGATTTTTGACCATAATGAAATGGTGAAAGATGCAGTTCTGAGACTTAGAAGAAGGGCTTCCACACGACCTATCGGTTTTGAGCTTCTGCCGGAAAAATTCACGATGAAGGATTTGCAGACTTTATACGAAGCCATCTTCAACGAACAGTATGACAAGCGGAATTTCATCAGCAAAATCAATGCGCTGGATATTCTTGTAAAAACGGAAGGAAAAGATATGAGTTCGTCTAAAAAAGGATCTTTTCTTTACACTTTCGATGAAGAAAAATACAATAAGAAAATTGCGGAAGGCTTTATGTTTAAGATTTAA
- a CDS encoding MFS transporter, whose protein sequence is MNNSSQKISVVEKIGYSLGDLAANLVFQTLVTYLAYFYTDIYGLKPEDASIITLIVGLIAGFGFNPLVGALADRTRTKWGKFRPWILFSAVPLGAAALFAFSTPNFSYQGKMIYAAATYTILLLLYAANNLPYAALSGVITGDMGERNSISSYRFVAVMFAQFFVQVFMLPIILSAGKGDKAAGIEIVMTWLAIIGTIMLLITFFTTKERVIPKPEQESSLGADLKDLKKNKPWIIMLVVTALIFITLAMKGGSYVYYFNNYVDETSLKNFISPITAFFSSIGMNFFGKDPRSAGFGLFNAGGIIMMIIGITFSKRFADKYGKRDAFIASLFISTLFIVAFIFYPPKSVGLMFLSQILHGFFYGISTPLLWAMIADVADYSEWKNNRRATAIIFSAMMVGLKVGLSIGSSLVSSIIGHYGYISSEGTENVIQPESVANGAQMLVSIFPAIPFFAACGLLMFYEINKKMETQIEQELKKRRKKED, encoded by the coding sequence ATGAATAACTCATCTCAGAAAATATCTGTCGTTGAAAAAATCGGCTACAGTTTGGGAGATTTAGCGGCCAATCTGGTGTTCCAGACTTTGGTAACTTATTTAGCTTATTTTTACACCGATATCTACGGATTAAAGCCGGAAGACGCTTCCATCATTACTTTGATTGTCGGGCTCATTGCCGGTTTTGGGTTCAATCCGCTGGTCGGCGCTTTGGCAGACAGAACACGAACCAAATGGGGGAAATTCCGTCCGTGGATTTTATTTTCTGCCGTTCCGTTGGGTGCAGCAGCACTTTTTGCATTCAGCACACCCAATTTTTCGTATCAGGGGAAAATGATTTACGCAGCAGCAACTTACACAATTTTATTACTCTTGTACGCAGCTAATAATTTACCTTACGCAGCACTGAGCGGCGTAATCACAGGTGATATGGGCGAACGAAATAGTATTTCATCTTACCGTTTTGTGGCGGTGATGTTTGCACAGTTTTTCGTTCAGGTATTTATGTTGCCAATAATTTTATCGGCAGGGAAAGGAGACAAAGCTGCCGGAATCGAAATTGTGATGACCTGGTTAGCAATTATCGGAACGATTATGTTGCTCATCACATTTTTTACCACAAAAGAAAGGGTCATTCCAAAACCGGAGCAGGAGTCCTCTTTGGGAGCCGATTTAAAAGATTTAAAGAAAAACAAACCTTGGATAATAATGTTGGTAGTTACAGCCTTGATTTTCATTACTTTGGCAATGAAAGGTGGTTCGTACGTTTATTATTTCAACAATTATGTCGATGAAACTTCTTTGAAAAATTTCATTTCGCCGATTACAGCTTTTTTCAGTTCCATCGGAATGAATTTCTTCGGTAAGGACCCTCGTTCAGCTGGTTTCGGACTCTTTAATGCCGGCGGAATCATTATGATGATTATCGGGATTACCTTCTCAAAAAGATTTGCCGATAAATACGGGAAAAGAGATGCATTCATCGCTTCCTTATTCATTTCAACTTTATTTATTGTCGCATTCATCTTTTATCCGCCGAAATCGGTGGGATTAATGTTCCTTTCCCAGATTCTGCACGGGTTTTTCTACGGAATCAGCACACCGTTGCTTTGGGCAATGATTGCCGATGTCGCCGACTATTCCGAGTGGAAAAACAACAGACGCGCCACAGCAATTATTTTTTCCGCAATGATGGTAGGATTAAAGGTAGGTTTAAGTATCGGAAGTTCATTGGTTTCTTCCATTATCGGGCATTACGGCTACATTTCATCTGAAGGAACCGAAAATGTTATCCAGCCGGAATCCGTTGCAAACGGCGCTCAGATGCTGGTCAGTATTTTTCCGGCTATTCCGTTCTTTGCGGCGTGTGGATTATTAATGTTCTACGAAATCAACAAAAAAATGGAAACCCAAATCGAACAGGAGCTTAAAAAAAGAAGGAAAAAAGAAGATTAA
- a CDS encoding glycoside hydrolase family 127 protein: MNKKLLIVFLGLGMLAFGQVSKTISYFPLNKVALSESVFSRAMQTDKNYIMSMDADRLLAPYLKEAGLNPKKENYPNWENTGLDGHIGGHYISALALMYASTGDAKVKQRLDYMIDELERCQNLSGNGYISGIPNGKKIWKEISDGNIRASAFGLNERWVPLYNIHKIYSGLRDAYWYADSEKAKKMLIKLTDWMADEVSGLSDEQIQEMLRSEHGGLNEVFADVYDITKNEKYLKLAHRFSHLAILNPLLIHEDKLTGIHANTQIPKVIGFKRIADLEHNKEWSSAADFFWTNVTQKRSAIIGGNSVSEHFNPTTDFSGMIKSIEGPETCNTYNMLKLTKELFATNPKSSYLDYYERALYNHILSTQNPEKGGFVYFTPMRPGHYRVYSQPETSFWCCVGSGMENHAKYGEMIYAHSDNDLYVNLFIPSVLKWSEKKLILRQENNFPQTPSTKLIFDLAPKSEINLKLRAPEWTNASQISVFINSKNINIPVDSEGYININRKWKKGDVIEMKMPMHLSAEQLPDNSDYYAFRYGPIVLAAKYGKENQQGLFADDSRGGHIAHGPQIPLNEIPTILGASTTVLDHLKPVNQKDLTFKISGLYPQNKFSNGLELVPFYQVQEERYIIYFPQATQDKIEVIQQKKAQEEEAVRKLDNITTDKIQLGEQQPESDHFFDSKDAYDGYMEDRHFREAKGWFSYQMRNKAKNAKYLYLLYFDANNNRTLNAEINGIKAFSKDFEGKMGNSPQTLLIPIPDSEKNKETLTIKFISGEKSLTPKIIEVRLLNELPK; encoded by the coding sequence ATGAATAAAAAATTGCTGATAGTATTTTTAGGTTTGGGCATGCTTGCTTTTGGGCAGGTGAGCAAAACAATCAGTTATTTTCCGCTGAATAAAGTAGCTTTGTCGGAAAGTGTTTTCAGCAGGGCGATGCAGACGGATAAGAACTACATTATGTCGATGGATGCAGACCGTTTGTTGGCGCCATATCTGAAAGAAGCAGGACTCAACCCTAAAAAAGAAAATTATCCAAACTGGGAAAATACAGGATTGGATGGTCACATTGGCGGCCATTATATTTCAGCTTTGGCTCTGATGTACGCTTCAACAGGCGATGCAAAAGTTAAACAACGCCTCGATTATATGATCGATGAGCTGGAGCGTTGCCAGAATCTTTCAGGAAACGGCTATATTTCCGGCATTCCGAACGGAAAAAAAATCTGGAAAGAAATTTCGGATGGCAATATTCGCGCATCAGCTTTCGGGCTGAATGAGCGTTGGGTTCCATTATATAATATTCACAAAATTTATTCAGGTTTGCGTGATGCCTATTGGTATGCAGACAGTGAAAAGGCAAAAAAAATGCTTATCAAACTTACTGATTGGATGGCAGATGAAGTTTCCGGACTTTCCGATGAGCAGATTCAGGAAATGTTGAGAAGTGAACACGGCGGACTGAACGAGGTTTTTGCCGATGTGTATGATATTACAAAAAATGAAAAATATTTAAAGCTTGCGCATCGTTTTTCACACCTTGCCATTTTAAATCCTTTGCTGATTCACGAAGATAAACTGACAGGAATTCACGCCAATACACAGATTCCAAAAGTGATTGGTTTTAAAAGAATTGCTGATTTAGAACATAACAAAGAGTGGAGCAGTGCTGCAGATTTTTTCTGGACAAATGTTACCCAAAAACGTTCAGCAATTATTGGAGGAAACAGTGTGAGTGAGCATTTCAACCCAACAACTGATTTCAGCGGAATGATTAAAAGCATTGAAGGCCCCGAAACCTGCAATACTTACAATATGCTGAAACTGACCAAAGAACTTTTCGCTACAAACCCGAAATCTTCTTATCTCGATTATTATGAAAGAGCTTTGTATAATCATATTCTTTCGACGCAAAACCCTGAAAAAGGTGGTTTTGTGTATTTCACGCCTATGCGTCCCGGTCATTACAGGGTGTATTCGCAGCCGGAAACCAGTTTCTGGTGCTGCGTCGGTTCGGGAATGGAAAACCACGCGAAGTATGGCGAAATGATTTATGCACATTCTGATAACGATTTGTATGTCAATCTTTTTATTCCGTCTGTTTTAAAATGGTCTGAGAAGAAGTTGATTCTGAGACAGGAAAATAATTTTCCACAAACACCTTCAACAAAATTAATTTTTGACCTTGCTCCAAAATCGGAAATCAATTTAAAATTAAGAGCTCCGGAATGGACGAATGCTTCACAGATAAGTGTTTTCATTAATTCAAAAAATATCAATATTCCTGTCGATTCCGAAGGTTATATTAATATCAACAGAAAATGGAAAAAAGGCGATGTCATCGAGATGAAAATGCCGATGCATCTTTCTGCGGAACAGCTTCCGGATAATTCCGATTATTATGCGTTCAGATACGGACCCATCGTTTTGGCAGCAAAATATGGCAAAGAAAATCAACAGGGATTATTTGCCGATGACAGCCGCGGCGGACATATTGCGCACGGGCCACAGATTCCTTTGAATGAGATTCCCACAATTTTAGGAGCTTCGACAACTGTTTTGGATCATCTAAAGCCTGTTAATCAAAAAGATTTGACATTTAAAATTAGCGGTCTTTATCCTCAGAATAAATTTAGCAACGGGTTGGAACTTGTTCCGTTTTATCAGGTTCAGGAAGAGCGTTACATCATCTATTTTCCTCAGGCAACTCAGGATAAAATCGAAGTCATTCAGCAGAAGAAAGCCCAGGAAGAAGAAGCTGTCCGAAAATTGGATAATATCACAACAGACAAAATTCAGTTAGGCGAGCAACAGCCGGAGTCCGACCACTTTTTTGACAGCAAAGATGCTTACGATGGCTATATGGAAGACCGTCATTTCCGCGAGGCTAAAGGCTGGTTCAGCTATCAGATGAGAAATAAGGCTAAAAATGCAAAATATCTTTACCTATTGTATTTCGATGCCAATAACAATCGTACTTTGAATGCCGAAATTAATGGAATCAAAGCATTTTCAAAAGATTTTGAAGGGAAAATGGGAAATTCCCCACAAACATTATTAATCCCAATTCCGGATTCAGAAAAGAATAAAGAAACACTTACCATAAAATTTATTTCAGGCGAAAAATCTCTGACTCCAAAAATTATTGAAGTGAGATTACTGAACGAATTACCAAAATAA
- a CDS encoding sodium:solute symporter family transporter, translating to MGNLATIDIIIFLIYFVVVAGYGIWIYNKKKSAATGSKDYFLAEGSLTWWAIGASLIASNISAEQFIGMSGEGFFVGVAVAAYEWIAALALIIIAIWFIPIYLKNKIYTMPQFLETRYNKSVSLIMAVFWLFLYVIVNLTSILYLGALAIDTLLGGGHLHIIMIGLLLMALLIGLGGMKVIGYTDVIQVAVLIIGGFATVYMALQIVDQRINGAAVGNAFAGFQTLMNEAPQHFKLMLEKPVKTTTTLAMPENLDVQKYVVLPGLAMYFAGQWIVNLNYWGCNQYITQRALGADLKTARTGILFAGFLKLFMPIIVMLPGIAAYVLYTKGHLPGFNGVKDGAYSAILGFLPVGLKGLAVAALTAAIVASLAGKVNSISTIFTLDIYKKYLKSDATEIQMVRTGRWAIIIAMFVALAFTWTDALGIGGEGGFTFIQKYTGFISPGVFAMFLLGMFWKRTTGTAALVGVILGFVLAIFFNSFAVEIFGKETWLYTAFTYEKLENGVVHTITEIPFLINMGWSFFFTIVVMILISLAGPKVNPKAFAIDASMFKVDNRTLVLIVVTLLLLTALYVRFW from the coding sequence ATGGGAAATTTAGCAACTATTGATATCATCATATTTCTGATTTATTTTGTGGTGGTAGCCGGTTACGGAATCTGGATTTATAACAAAAAAAAATCTGCAGCAACAGGCAGTAAAGATTATTTCCTGGCGGAAGGCTCACTCACTTGGTGGGCGATTGGAGCAAGTTTAATTGCATCCAACATCTCAGCGGAACAGTTCATCGGGATGTCCGGCGAAGGGTTTTTCGTGGGTGTTGCAGTGGCAGCTTATGAATGGATTGCAGCATTGGCACTCATCATTATTGCCATTTGGTTCATTCCGATTTATCTTAAAAACAAAATCTATACAATGCCACAATTTTTGGAAACCCGTTACAACAAGTCGGTTTCCCTGATTATGGCGGTGTTCTGGCTGTTTTTATATGTGATTGTCAACCTGACTTCCATTCTTTATTTAGGAGCTTTAGCAATTGATACGTTGTTGGGCGGCGGTCATCTTCATATCATTATGATTGGATTGCTTCTAATGGCATTATTAATCGGTCTTGGCGGTATGAAAGTAATCGGTTACACCGACGTAATTCAGGTGGCGGTTTTGATTATCGGAGGCTTTGCAACAGTTTATATGGCGCTTCAGATTGTCGACCAGAGAATCAACGGAGCGGCTGTAGGAAATGCTTTCGCAGGTTTTCAGACCTTGATGAACGAAGCTCCGCAACATTTCAAACTGATGCTTGAAAAACCGGTTAAGACAACAACGACTTTAGCAATGCCTGAAAATCTGGATGTTCAGAAATATGTGGTTTTACCGGGATTGGCAATGTATTTTGCAGGACAATGGATTGTTAATTTAAATTATTGGGGTTGTAACCAATACATCACGCAAAGAGCTTTAGGTGCTGATTTAAAGACAGCAAGAACGGGGATTTTATTCGCAGGATTCCTTAAATTATTTATGCCGATTATCGTTATGCTTCCGGGAATTGCAGCTTACGTTTTGTATACCAAAGGTCACTTACCTGGCTTTAACGGAGTGAAAGACGGAGCATATTCTGCAATATTAGGATTTTTGCCGGTTGGTCTGAAAGGTCTTGCAGTAGCGGCTTTGACGGCGGCAATTGTTGCTTCTTTGGCAGGGAAAGTAAACAGTATCTCAACGATTTTTACATTAGACATTTATAAAAAATATTTAAAGTCTGATGCAACGGAAATCCAAATGGTAAGAACCGGAAGATGGGCAATTATTATAGCAATGTTTGTCGCTTTGGCATTTACTTGGACAGATGCTTTGGGAATCGGCGGTGAAGGTGGATTTACATTTATTCAGAAATATACAGGATTTATCAGTCCGGGTGTTTTTGCGATGTTCCTTTTAGGAATGTTCTGGAAAAGAACAACCGGAACTGCAGCTTTGGTCGGCGTAATTTTAGGATTCGTTCTGGCAATTTTCTTCAACAGTTTTGCTGTGGAAATTTTCGGAAAAGAAACCTGGTTATACACAGCTTTCACTTATGAAAAACTGGAAAATGGCGTAGTTCATACGATTACCGAAATTCCGTTTTTGATTAATATGGGTTGGTCATTCTTTTTCACGATTGTTGTGATGATTCTTATCAGTCTTGCAGGACCGAAAGTGAACCCGAAAGCATTTGCAATCGATGCATCAATGTTCAAAGTGGACAACAGAACATTGGTTTTAATTGTTGTAACATTACTTTTATTAACTGCACTTTACGTGAGATTTTGGTAA